In Rhodothermales bacterium, a single genomic region encodes these proteins:
- a CDS encoding RNA methyltransferase yields the protein MRLTPADQGHSPRHPIAVVVDNVRSMHNVGSFFRTSDGAWIEKLYLTGITATPDHQGLHKTALGAQETVPWEHVENTVECIRRIKAEGYTIAVLELTDTPSRVHDLLPCHFPLALVLGNEVQGVQDEVLALADLAIEIPQYGSKQSLNVSVAYGIAVFDLVRRYRALFAS from the coding sequence GTGCGTCTTACTCCTGCGGACCAGGGCCACTCTCCCCGGCACCCGATTGCGGTGGTGGTCGACAACGTGCGTTCAATGCACAATGTCGGCTCCTTCTTCCGTACATCGGACGGGGCGTGGATCGAGAAGCTCTATCTGACAGGCATCACAGCCACCCCTGATCATCAGGGATTGCACAAAACCGCACTCGGAGCCCAGGAAACGGTTCCCTGGGAGCATGTGGAAAACACGGTGGAGTGCATCCGCCGAATCAAGGCCGAGGGCTACACCATCGCTGTGTTGGAACTGACGGACACCCCCTCTCGTGTGCACGATCTCCTCCCATGCCATTTCCCCCTCGCCCTCGTGCTGGGCAATGAGGTGCAAGGTGTGCAAGATGAGGTGTTGGCCCTGGCGGACCTGGCGATCGAGATTCCACAGTACGGCTCGAAACAATCCCTCAACGTGTCGGTGGCGTATGGCATCGCGGTGTTCGACCTGGTGCGGAGGTACCGGGCACTCTTCGCTTCGTGA